TCTTGGAAACCGTATTGCCACATTAAATCCTGCTGGAGATCCTGTTGTCATGCTGGCTGGTCACATGGACGAGCTGGGCCTGATGGTGAAGTATGTGGACGACAATGGATTCGTTTATTTCGACACACTGGGTGGTCACGATCCGATTATGATTTCCGGACGCCGCGTAGTTATCCTGAGCAAGAAAGGTGAAGTCAAAGGCGTCACTGGAAAGCGCGCCATCCACCTGATGACTCCCGAGGACAGGAAGAAAGTCCCTGAATTCCACGAAATGTGGATCGATATCGGAGCCAAAAGCCGCGATGAAGCCTTGGAGCGCCTGTCGATTGGAGACCCTGCGGTTTACGATATGGGCTTTGAACTCATTCATGGAACTGTCGGAACCGCCCGTGCTTTCGACGACAAGGCGGGCTGCTACGTGGTCTGCGAAACATTACGACGCCTTGCCAAAGAAAAGAGGAAGCTCAAAGCCAAGGTCGTCTCGGTTGCAACAACCCAGGAAGAAATCGGCACGCGCGGAGCGACTACATCCAGCTATGCCGTCAACCCGCATATCGGCATTGCCGTTGATGTTGGCCATGGAACAGACCATCCGGATTGCGACCCACGCAAACATGGCAGACAGACTTTGGGAGGTGGCCCCATCATCGGCCGCGGGCCAAATATCAACCCATTCGTCTTCGAACGCTTGGTTGAAGTGGCAGAGAAAAACAACATCCCGCATC
The Rubellicoccus peritrichatus DNA segment above includes these coding regions:
- a CDS encoding M42 family metallopeptidase, which produces MPKKKNTVFTPPKFLTALLEARSPTGFEFEAQAVLDEHLKPAADEYQKDALGNRIATLNPAGDPVVMLAGHMDELGLMVKYVDDNGFVYFDTLGGHDPIMISGRRVVILSKKGEVKGVTGKRAIHLMTPEDRKKVPEFHEMWIDIGAKSRDEALERLSIGDPAVYDMGFELIHGTVGTARAFDDKAGCYVVCETLRRLAKEKRKLKAKVVSVATTQEEIGTRGATTSSYAVNPHIGIAVDVGHGTDHPDCDPRKHGRQTLGGGPIIGRGPNINPFVFERLVEVAEKNNIPHQIESEPRPTGTDARAIQMARQGVAASVISIPLRYMHTPSEIVDLEDVENCIQLLMAFSLSLKKGEHGVW